The DNA segment GTCCGACGCTCAATCCGCTGGAAGATGGATACTGTCTTACGCGGAACGAGAACGTGGTTGGGTCGACCGGCGGCGATTATAACATCGTGCACTCGAAATGGATGCTGACGTACACTATTGATTATCCTGAGAAGTTTTTCAGGAACGTCTATGTTGCTGAGGCAAAGCCGGGGCAGGATGTTCTTGCGGTCATGCAGGACAGTATCGAGCCGATGCTCGAAGCGCTTACGATGGACGCGATCACGGCGACACTGCTGCAGTATACCATTGATGATGCTATCGTGAGTAAGAGCAGTATTTCCGAGGATGCGGCGATGCTGCTGCAGGAGAAGCTGAATGACATCGACACGGGTATTGACGTGGAGAGCCTTCGTGTGGCGGGTCAGATCACGTGGCCGAGGCAGGTGGATCAGGCGTTCCAGCGATCGAATCAGGCTAAGCAGGAAAGCGATGCTATGATCAGCCAGGCTCGCGGTTATGCAAGGCGTATTCTGAGCGAGACGGGCGGGGCCGGTGCAGAGACGATCCTTGCGGATTTGCAGGGAGATGAGCTCGACGGCGAACAACGGGCGGAGCTTCTAACGCAGTTGGCTGGTAAGAGCCAGGAAGTTATTGCGGATGCAAGGGCGCACAAGACGAATATCGTCGAGGCCGCAAAGGCCAACGCAAACTATCTAACTCAGTTGCTTCCTGAGTACAGGAAACGTCCCGAGCTGGTACTGCAGCGGATCTATCAGGATGCCGTTGAGGAAGTGCTCGATAACGCTCAGGAGAAGATCATCGTTCAGCCCGGCAAAGAGGGCACGGACAGGCAGTTGCGTATTCTCATAAATCGGGACCCGGCGAGAGTCCGCAACAATGATGATGAGCAGGGGCAAGGCAGGTAACGTGGAAATGAGCGGGCGGTTCAAGCCCTGTTTCAAATACAGTTTTCAAAAGAGAACGGAAAAAGATGGCGCATAAACACATAGGAATCAAAGAGCACGAACTGACTCACGAGCACCAGCACAGCACACAATTTGGT comes from the Anaerohalosphaera lusitana genome and includes:
- a CDS encoding SPFH domain-containing protein, whose translation is MSDKDIKQNEAQIEAEEARPVENDPGMESLKNALAKTFVVLKVIMAFVIVAFIASGVFSVEQNERAIRLRFGAVTGDILEPGLHWAFPEPIDEIVVLPVTKSQTLEIDKLWYNETEREKLTGNKRRPGPTLNPLEDGYCLTRNENVVGSTGGDYNIVHSKWMLTYTIDYPEKFFRNVYVAEAKPGQDVLAVMQDSIEPMLEALTMDAITATLLQYTIDDAIVSKSSISEDAAMLLQEKLNDIDTGIDVESLRVAGQITWPRQVDQAFQRSNQAKQESDAMISQARGYARRILSETGGAGAETILADLQGDELDGEQRAELLTQLAGKSQEVIADARAHKTNIVEAAKANANYLTQLLPEYRKRPELVLQRIYQDAVEEVLDNAQEKIIVQPGKEGTDRQLRILINRDPARVRNNDDEQGQGR